DNA sequence from the Candidatus Peregrinibacteria bacterium genome:
CCTCAACGTAGAATTCACCGCTACTACTTTTGTGACGCATCCAGAAGAACAAATTACATTTTCTGCAAAATCATCAAACGCCATCAAATACTATTGGGATTTTGGAGACTCCGAAATCGCTCAAGGATCTCAGCCAGATACAACTCATATTTTTCGCAACAAGGGAAAATATACGGTAGAGCTTACGGTATTCGACACAAATGATACAGAAAACTCAATTCAGCACAGCATATATGTAGGAGAAAAAGATATGCCCGTTGCCGGGTATGAAGTACAAAAAGACGGAATTCTTCAGATGATAGAATCAGATCATTGTGGAGAAGGGAAACCTGGCATAAGTGTTTCTCGAGTCGACGTTGTTACTTTTGATGCTGAACCTTCGATTAACAGAGATGGTTCTCACTCCAATCTTGAATACGAATGGATATTTCATGATCGAACGTTTGAACGAAACAAAACAGCAAACAAGAAATTCAATGAACCCGCTGACAAAACAGACTGTTTTCCCGTGAAACTCACGGTAAAAGATGTGCTCTCTCAAAAAACAAATACTGCAGAGGTGCTTTGGATCAAAGTAGTGAATTCAGCACCACAAATGGATTCCCTCGTCGTTTCAATTCCAGAGAATAAAACCGCTCCTGTGATTGTTCCTCTAAAAGTGCAAAATGCAAAGGATCCTGATGGAAATGTTGTCGAGTATAAATGGTGGGCATATCGCTCAGGAGAAAAAGAAAAAATTGGTCTTCATACGAGCACGATTCCCCAAACAAGTATCATTCTGCCAGCGTATGGCAATCCAAAGGAAACAAGCCGCTATTATTTTGTCGTGGAAATGAAAGACAACCTCGGAAAAAGTATAAATTCCGAAGATCTTTTTGGAAAAAGTTCTTTTGTAGAAGTGGTGAATGGAGAAAATAGAAGTCCTCTCGTAGACTTTAAAATGGAAAAAACGAGCATAGATGAAGGAGATACTATTACATTTTATGCCACTGCAAAAGATCCTCTCGGTGGAACTATTCCTGATTCTGGATACTATTGGGATTTTGATGGGGATAATATATACGATGATATTTCTTCCGGACCTCAGGCATCACATCGCTATGAAAAACCCGGAGAATACACCGTAAAACTTAAGGTGATATACAGAGGACTTGCAACAAGCCAAACTCGAACAGTATATGTCGCTCGAAGACACAAACTTCCGAAAGCTGCATTTTCCTATACGGTTCAAGGACATAATGTTGTATTTGATGCGGGAGAATCGGAAGCAGATGGAACCGTTCCGAATAACCGACTCACGTACTCGTGGGATTTTGATGCAAAAAAAGATTCTGATGGAGATGGCAATTCTGAGAATGACGTCGATTCCACCGAAATGCGTACAAAAGAATTCTTTGAAGATTTTGGAATGAGATCAGTAAAACTTACTGTTGCCGATATTCTTGGCGTAGAAGACAACGTCATACGTGATGTTCCTGTTGCTGAAAGTGGCAGAGTGCTTGGAAAAGGTGATCGTATTTCTTCTTCAGGAGAAGCTCTCGGAATTTTTGGAAGCATACGACTCAAATCCAGTCATTCGATTACGACTCTTGATCTCGTTCTCGGAAATAGGGTTGTAACAAAAAATGAAAAAACTCAACTTTTGGCATTTGTAAAAAATGCGAATAACACTCTTTTTGAAGGTCAAATTCAATTCCGAATTCTTTCTGGATCTGCTACGATCTCTTCCGAATCCGTGACCGCCGCCTTAGGCGAAGCTGCAACTCAAATTCTCTCCGAAAATACAGGGAAAGTTGTTATTGAGGCGACTGCAAAAAATACCGTTTCTGGCGACATTTCTGAAATTATCACCTTGCTCGTGGAATAAATTTTTTATAATTCCCTTCGCGAAAAAAATTACACATGAAGAAATTGTCTCTTATTCTCAGGCTTTCCACTATCGCGCTCGGATTTTTTGGAGGAATTTTTTTGATAATGATTCTCTATTTTTCCATAATCATTGGAGAACCGGCATCTGCAAGCGGAATTGTTTATGTAAAACTCGGAAATACCCTTACTCTTGAAGCCGAGGGGAATCCTCAAGGAGTCTCATATTCATGGGTACTAAAAAAAGGAGAAGAAGTTATTCCCCAAAAATTTGTCGAAAAAGGAAAAGATTCTGCTACAGCTGAGGAGAAAATGAGTTCTTCAGACCGAACATTCCGTCATACATTTTCTGATTTGGGTGAGTTTACTATCAGTCTTATTCTCACAAATACAGCTACTGGAGAAGTACAAAGTACGAGCGCAAAAGTACTCGTGAGCCTCGAAAATCCAAAATTTACTTCTGAAAAAGCTGTATTAAAAACACTTCCTGAAACAAAGGCGGATGGGACTCTCGTGCTTTCTGGAGAATCCGCAGAAGTTATTTTCTTTCCTTCTGCACCGGGAAATCCATCTGAATTTCATATAGATGCTGATATTGCAGAAGATAGTGATGGAGACGGAATCGCAGATAATGATAATGACAACAAAGGTCACGCGTCATTTTTTAGCGGACAAGCGTGGAGTAAAATCTATCAAAATAAAAAAACTTCCCAGATCGCTCAATTGACGGTAGTTTACGATACAGGAAAAACGGAAAAAGCGAGTGTGGAAATACTTTTTACTGACAATAAGGAACAGAAAGAAAAACCACTCAAGGCAGTTTTAGAAACAAATCCTCCGGCAGATAAGGATGGAATTATTCATCTTTCTGGAGATGAAGGAGATGTGACATTTTTTCCAGGAAATTCTGAGGGAAATATTTTGGAATACCGAATTGATAAAAATATTTTATTTGATACAAATCAAGACGGAAACACCGGAAATGACATCGACAATGGAGAGTCCTCTTCTTTTGAAGTCAGTGCGCCCTGGACGACGAATTTTCAGAAAGCATGGGGAGCCGTCACCGTAGAACTCCTCGTTGTTGGAAAAGACAAAAGCGGAAGCAGATTGCAACGCCAGATTGTATTTGATGGAAAGGAAATTGCGCCTCCTTCATCTTCTGAGGAAGTGCCTCCAGAATCATTCCAAAAGCTCATTGTAAGTCAGAAAAAAATATTTGCGGGAGAAACAGTAGATTTCCTTCTCCTCGGCGTCCAGGAAGGCACGAATATCATTTGGGATTTTGATGGTGATGGCATTCCAGAATATGAGGGCATTCGAACGAGCAATAGTTACCAATATCAATTTGAGGGAGAATATCCAGTGATTGTTCAAATTAAAAAAGAAAAGGGAGAAAACATTCGTTTTGAAGAAAGCATTACCGTTCAGGGGCGAAAGGAAGGAGAAACGCTTACGTCTCCTCCAACTGCCAGCTTTACTTTTTTGATTTCAAAAGGAGAAGTCACTTTTCAGAGTACTTCCGAAGCGGATAGAAGACTCATTGAGAAGAAAATTTCATATTCTTGGGATTTTGGAGATGCAGGAGTAAGTGATGAAGCAGCTCCAAAACATACTTACGCCAAAACCGGAACATTTACTGCTGTTCTCACGGTAACGGATTCTATTGGACGAAGCAGTACTACAGCGCAAAACATCACTCTTACCGAAATTGCTTCCGTAGAAACTCCACCTCCAGGAGAACCAGAGGTAAAGCCTAAGGAACCAGGTCCAGAAACTCCTCCCGTATCAACCGAGCCGCCGACAGAAATTCCTTCAGAATCCGGAGTGCCGTCAGAAAATGGAGGATGGGGAATTCTTTGGATAATCGCTTTTATTCTCCTCGTGCCAATTGGTCTCGTCGGTATTTATCTCGTGATTCGAAAAATTCAGTTGCCCGATCTTTCATTCGAAGAAATTATTATTGAGGATATCGAAAAACTGAGAGGGAAAAAGCATGATGAAATCTCCGCAGAAGCAATATCTTTCACTCCATCCACGCCACAGACCGCTATCCTCATTCCAAAGACCGAA
Encoded proteins:
- a CDS encoding PKD domain-containing protein, which gives rise to MKKLSLILRLSTIALGFFGGIFLIMILYFSIIIGEPASASGIVYVKLGNTLTLEAEGNPQGVSYSWVLKKGEEVIPQKFVEKGKDSATAEEKMSSSDRTFRHTFSDLGEFTISLILTNTATGEVQSTSAKVLVSLENPKFTSEKAVLKTLPETKADGTLVLSGESAEVIFFPSAPGNPSEFHIDADIAEDSDGDGIADNDNDNKGHASFFSGQAWSKIYQNKKTSQIAQLTVVYDTGKTEKASVEILFTDNKEQKEKPLKAVLETNPPADKDGIIHLSGDEGDVTFFPGNSEGNILEYRIDKNILFDTNQDGNTGNDIDNGESSSFEVSAPWTTNFQKAWGAVTVELLVVGKDKSGSRLQRQIVFDGKEIAPPSSSEEVPPESFQKLIVSQKKIFAGETVDFLLLGVQEGTNIIWDFDGDGIPEYEGIRTSNSYQYQFEGEYPVIVQIKKEKGENIRFEESITVQGRKEGETLTSPPTASFTFLISKGEVTFQSTSEADRRLIEKKISYSWDFGDAGVSDEAAPKHTYAKTGTFTAVLTVTDSIGRSSTTAQNITLTEIASVETPPPGEPEVKPKEPGPETPPVSTEPPTEIPSESGVPSENGGWGILWIIAFILLVPIGLVGIYLVIRKIQLPDLSFEEIIIEDIEKLRGKKHDEISAEAISFTPSTPQTAILIPKTEVQIQKEVSSVSSQVSQGTPQQRNVIDITESAPEPSEAHEETTPEWLKDSNSNTPQPISGTDESSHEDVPDWLKDTHADSEKAHDNDETSHEEQTQSEQVPDWLHENIGPETPAASVPSTSSEENGDILGSDEVPHESHDDIEESEEVPEVISETEASEDENQESEENELTGEVAPPPVSNQNSSENAPLPPPEEEALPDWLKGEK